One Planctomycetaceae bacterium genomic region harbors:
- a CDS encoding penicillin-binding protein activator LpoB: MSRLFLRPTFGLFVLLPCLALLLTTGCRNRQKAHVLATTDRDMVGSHEAGAETWKPLIDEAVARLTHRSINTIDTVSYTRADGLPVRMVCFVGVENLSSEEIGDFREQIYEHIDSQIGQSGAFRMISRRYVEAAMAECRCRPEMLILPEHRLRLQAALQRADQPFDYLLFARITSGTTDSNGDYQRDYTLTLELLDIHSGESLKETALLRKGYHKSLLGKLRHFND, encoded by the coding sequence ATGAGTCGACTCTTCCTCCGCCCGACGTTCGGGCTGTTCGTCCTTCTGCCCTGCCTTGCTCTGCTGCTGACAACCGGCTGCCGCAATCGGCAGAAAGCCCATGTCCTGGCGACCACAGACCGAGACATGGTCGGCAGCCACGAAGCCGGCGCCGAAACATGGAAGCCGTTGATTGATGAAGCCGTGGCCCGGCTGACCCATCGGTCAATCAATACCATCGACACGGTTTCATACACGCGCGCTGACGGACTGCCGGTGCGGATGGTCTGTTTCGTCGGTGTTGAAAACCTGAGCAGCGAAGAGATCGGCGATTTTCGCGAACAGATCTACGAACACATCGATTCCCAGATCGGCCAGAGCGGCGCGTTTCGCATGATCAGCCGGCGCTACGTTGAAGCTGCGATGGCGGAGTGCCGATGCCGCCCCGAAATGCTCATCCTGCCGGAACATCGGCTTCGCCTGCAGGCCGCACTCCAGCGGGCCGATCAGCCGTTTGATTACCTGTTGTTCGCCAGAATCACGTCCGGCACGACGGACAGCAACGGTGACTACCAGCGAGACTACACACTGACGCTGGAGCTGCTCGACATCCATTCGGGTGAGTCACTGAAGGAAACGGCACTGTTGCGGAAGGGCTACCATAAGTCGCTGCTGGGTAAGCTCAGGCACTTCAACGACTGA